From the genome of Gloeocapsopsis sp. IPPAS B-1203:
GCCAACTTCCTGATCTAATAGCTGATGAATTGCACGGGCTTCGGCTTCAGGAAGTAAGTCGGCAAGAGTATCTCGTAAAGCTTCTAAGCCATAAAATACCGGAGTATAGCCATCTTCTTCAAGAGTAAAGTCGATCATCACGGAGCGATCGCACAATCCACTAAACGTTTCTTGCATTGCTGCAAAAGCGCGATTTACGTCGGTGTAGTTGGGTGGATAAGTTGGATGATCTTCAATTCCTGGAGGATAAACCTCGTGCAAGCACGTTACGGCTAGTAAACAAGGAATCGCCGGATATTTCTGCCGCAGTTGTGTGGCAATTTGTCGTAGTGTATCAGTAGCAAAATCATTGATTTTGACTGTGAGAATCAAAACTCTCGCGCGGTTACTTTCTTGCTGTAATCCAATTAATTCCTCAACTATGATTTGAGTATTTTGATTGACATCTCCTAGCCCAACGGTATCGGTAAAAATCAGTAACGGTAGATCGCTTGCAGGATAAGCATAGCGTTCAGTATGTTGCGTATGCGGGCGAAATCCTTGACCGATAATTTCTGCTGAGACTCCGGTAAGTCCCCGTACAATTGAACTTTTTCCTGCTTGGGGTTTACCGATTAGCAGTGCTTCTGTTGTTGGTAATTCAGCACGGACTGTCGCTAAAATTTCTGCGATTTGCTCGTCACTAATACTAAACCATTTCGTTACGGTTTGTGCAGGATCGATAGGTAATGCTTGCCAAAAACGCGATGTTGTGCTATGCCAAAGATTGGCAATTTGGTTTTTCCAATCATTCACCACTGATTCATCGCTTTGAGAATCTGCGGGTGGTAATTCGGGATCGCGTTGTTCAGTCATTTGTATTGCAACAGCAAATATAAGAATAAATCTTGTGCGGCTGTTACCTTAATTTTAATTTATTGGACTGAGCGAATGAATTCACTAGCTAAATAAAATCGAAGTTTATGCAGGTGAACTTATTCATACTCGATGGGCGACATACCTTCTTATCCTCTAGTGTGCGCAGGTACACTGTGTTTGAATAGCCCCGACTTTAGTCGGAAGGCGTCTGTAATTTTAGTTCCAATCGGCTTGCTGTGATTGTCTAGCTTCATATTTTAAGCGATCGCCTTCTTCGTAAATTTCATTAGCTAGGGCTTCTAAATCGTCAGCGATTGACATCATTGCTTGTTTCTTTTGCTTGAGAATCGCTAACTCGTTGTCATGGTCTTTTGCAACTCGATCAATTTCTGCAAATAATTCTTTGTATTCATCAGGTGGATTCTCTAACCAACTGGTAAATTCTTTTTGATGTTGCTGTACAATCTCTATTGTTTGTTCCCAAGAGGATTTACGGCGCATATCTAGCGATTTAAGAGCCTCATATTTTGTCTTGAGTTGCTTGATTGTACTAACTGCGGCAATCTCATAGACTGTGACTTTGAGTTTTTGCAGGTTCATATTTTTATCCGATTGTGGGTTCTGCTGCTAGGCTTTTTAATTTGCGGAGAAATTGCTCATTTATTGCGCGTAGTTCCTGATTTTCTTGTGTTAAGGTGAGAATTTGGCGTTTTTGTTCTGCAATTAAAGCTCTCGCTTCATCGCGTTCCCTTTTGTAGCGTTGCGTATGGGCGACTCTTCCCCCTAGACTTTGGTTATTCTTAGCAAGTTCGCGTCTGCGCTTTTCAACTGCATCGTACTGCTTCTTGAGTTGCTCTAATTCTTTGTTTAATTCTTCTGCTGCTTTGTTGCTTTCAATCTCAACTCGTAGCGCCTCATTCTTGGCTGACAACGAAGTTATGCGTGTTTCAAGCTGTTGCAATTCCTGATCTTTGCCGAAAAGCTTTTCTTGCAGTACTTTGATAAGACGTAATAGCTGAGATTTCTGTTGATGTATTTCTTTGTAAGCGTCTTCAATCTCATTAGCGCGATCGCGTAGACAACTAGCCCGATGTTGAAGAACTTTTGCGGTACATTCATATTTAATAATCGCAATAATGCGGCTGCGTTCTGGTTCTGTTACTTGTTGAACCTCTGGGCTTTGCCACAGCGTGTCATAGTTAGTACATTCATGACGCAGTTTGTACGTTGGTATTTGTTGGGCAATTGCCTCAATTTTTTCGTAGTTTTTTAACTGAACCCTGTCGTGCCAATAATCGAATAATGCTTTATTATCTAACATAAAACTACTTTTCAGCTTAGCTGTTGCCTTTAATGCCACAGTACAGAAAAGCTATGTAGAAGAGTGTTATCTTGAGTCGGCTTCAAGAAATCTTTATCGAAATATACAGATTTCCTCTGATATTTTTCATATTTCAGTTTTAAAAGCTGGTGACAAGATTTGAACTTGCGACCGGCTGATTACAAATCAGCTGCTCTACCACTGAGCTACACCAGCACAATAAATAAATATAGCAAAAATGTAGTCATTAGATCAAGGCTTTTGTTCAAGCGAAGTAGGGAGGCTGAGTTAGACATCACACCTGCTGAGGCGGTAATCGGTCATAGGTAATGGGAAGTTACTCAATATTCTTACCAATTACCAATTACCTGTTACCTGTTACCAACTTTTTAATATTGTTACAAAACGACTACCTATGTACTGGGCTAAGTGAAAAAAATCTGGTACGGTTTATCTTTATCAGGTAAACGCAGGTAACATCCAGGATTGGCATGGCAGCATTCACAGGACGCGATTTATTAAGCTTGGCTGACTTAGACGCAGATGAAGTGAAACAGTTATTGCAACTCGCAGCAGAGTTAAAAGCGGGAAAGCAACTGCACTGTAATAAAGTCCTGGGACTACTGTTTTACAAAGCTTCCACACGCACACGGGTGAGTTTCTCCGTCGCGATGTATCAACTTGGCGGACAAGTCATTGATTTGAATCCTGATGTGACTCAAGTGAGTCGCGGCGAACCTGTAGAAGATACAGCGCGAGTTTTGGATCGCTATTTAGATATTTTGGCAATTCGTACGTTTGAACAGCAGCAACTGGAAACTTTTGCACACTACGCTAAAATTCCGGTAATTAATGCGTTAAGTGACTTGGAGCATCCTTGTCAAATATTAGCTGATTTGTTGACCGTTCAAGAGTGTTTTGGTAATTTAGCAGGATTAACACTCACTTACGTCGGCGATGGCAATAATGTAGCACACTCGCTGATGTTGGGTTGTGCATTGGTGGGAATGAATGTCCGCGTTGCAACACCTGCGGAATTTGTACCAGATGCTAAAGTTGTAGAGCAAGCAAAAGCGATCGCCCAAAATAAATCTGAAGTGACTGTCACTCAAGATCCTGAAGCTGCTGCCAAAGGTGCTAGCGTACTTTATACAGATGTATGGGCAAGTATGGGGCAAGAATCACAAGCAAATTCAAGAATTCCTGTATTTCAGCCGTATCAAATTAACGAACAGCTACTGAGTCTTGCTGATTCTGACGCAATTGTTCTACACTGCCTACCAGCGCATCGCGGTGAAGAGATTACAGATGGTGTGATGGAAGGTTCTCAATCGCGAGTGTGGGATCAAGCAGAAAATCGACTTCATGCCCAAAAAGCACTACTCGCAAGTTTGCTAGGAGTCGAATAAGTAGTAAACTCTCAATTACCAATTACCAATTACCAAGAGCATAATTTTCTCAACTTTTCAAAGAAAAATTACTTTATCAGTAGTTTCTTTTGCTATTCGGGGCAATAATGTAGTACGAATGTTCTTATAGATATTTATATTTTAGCTCCCGAACCATGATGGAACCCCTCACCGAAGCTCAACAACAATTGTATGACTGGCTAAGTGAATATATTCGCCAACACCAGCATTCGCCATCGATTCGTCAGATGATGCAGGCGATGAATTTGAAGTCACCTGCACCGATTCAAAGTCGTTTAGAACATCTCCGCATCAAAGGATACATCGAATGGACAGAAGGTAAAGCAAGAACAATTCGGATACTCAACCGCGTGCAACAAAGTGTCCCTGTTTTGGGTGCGATCGCTGCGGGTGGTTTACTCGAACCATTTACTGACACTGTGGAACAGTTGGATTTTTCTAACTTATTTTTACCACCACACACGTATGCTTTGCGCGTTGTCGGTGACAGTATGATTGAAGATTTGATTACAGAGGGTGACTTGGCAATTATGCGCCCAGTCTCCGAACCAGAAAAACTCCGCAATGGTACGATTGTTGCTGCACGAGTAGATGGATATGGTACAACTTTAAAACGATTCTACCGTCGCGGCGATCGCGTAACTCTCAAACCAGCAAATGCTAAATATAACCCGATTGAAGTTGTGGCAACGCAAGTACAAGTGCAAGGTATGCTTGTTGGTGTTTGGCGTGACTATAACTAATAGCGATTAGCAATTAGCTTTTAGCTGTTAGCTAAATCCACAACAACGTCGAAGTTTAAATAAAAAATGCGGCGGATGATTTCACAGGCTATTAGCATTCGAGTCGCTAATAGCTTTGTGCTTTCAACGCTTAAAAGTATTATATAATACTTTTAATCTAAGTAATTTCCGAGAAAATAGCAGATTGTAGATTAAATTGCTATTGTGAATTGCTGGACGAAGTAACAACGATGAATGATGTTGATTAGTTGAGAAGTTAAAGTTGCCGCAAGTTTGGGGTTTTTAAGTTAGATGTACCTACAACAATATCCGGTTAAACAAACACAGACGAAGCAATATCACTCTCAACGCGAAGCCTTCGGCGGTATGCTCTTCGACCATGCTACGCAAACGCGTAGTGACCATCGCACTAAACTTCGCTTAGTTGTTGCAGAAAATAAAGACAACTATCAAGTTGATTTATCTGTTGTAAATAAGATACCACCAGGTTGTCCGCAAATACCACCGTTTATACAGTTACGTCACTACCAACGTCAAGCCGTGTCAAGTTGGTTTGCTAATAACGGTAGAGGGACACTGAAAATGGCAACAGGTAGCGGTAAGACAATTACAGCACTCTGCATTGCTGCTGAACTGTATCAAAAAATTGGGTTACAAGTATTACTAGTTGTGTGTCCGTACCAGCATTTAGTGACTCAGTGGGCAAGAGAATGTGAAAAATTTAATCTACAACCGATTTTAGCTTTTGAGAATTTACACAAGTGGCACTCTGCACTATCAACTCAGTTATATAACGTGCGATCGCTTAATCAAAGGTTTCTCACGGTAATTACGACAAACTCGACTTTAATAGGGGATGGATTTCAATCGCAACTCAAGTACTTTCCTGAAAAAACGTTGATTGTGGGAGATGAAGCGCATAACTTAGGCGCACCCCGATTAGATGAATGTTTACCGCGCCGTGTAGGTTTACGGTTAGCACTTTCAGCAACACCTGAAAGATATTTTGATGAGGAAGGAACGCAGTCTTTGTTTGATTATTTTGGCAAAGTTCTGCAACCTGAGTTTACTTTAAAAGATGCAATCGCCCAAGGTGCTTTAGTACATTATCTCTACTATCCAATTTTAGTAGAATTAACCGAATCAGAAAGCTTAGCTTATGCTAAATTAACGAAAAGAATAGGTAGAGCATTGTTATTTCAACAACGCGATAATATTGCCCTAGAAAACTTAGAGAACGAAGATTTAACACCGTTACTTATGCAACGTGCTAGGTTAATCGGTGCAGCAGAAAACAAATTAAATGCTTTACGCGATTTGATGGCTACTCGTCGCGAAACAACTCATACTCTTTTTTATTGCAGTGACAGCGCACAGAATCAGAATATTGCGCAGCGTTCTTCGCTCGATCAACTCAACGCTGTTGCCAAACTTTTAGGATTAGAACTGGGTTTTCGAGTCAGTACTTACACCGCCCAAACACCTTTACAAGAACGCGAAAACTTACGCCGTCAATTTGAAACAGGTGAGTTACAAGGTTTAGTCGCAATTCGTTGTTTAGATGAAGGTGTCGATATTCCGGCTATTCAAACAGCAGTGATTTTAGCAAGTTCAGGAAATCCTCGGCAATTTATTCAGCGCCGCGGTAGAGTCTTGCGCCCACATCCAGGTAAAGAACGCGCCACGATATTTGACATGATTGTTTTACCACCAAAGTTAGATCGAGAAGCTTTAGAAGTTGAGCGCAATTTGCTACGCAAAGAATTACGGCGGTTTGTCGAATTTGCAGATTTGGCTGATAATTCTGGTGAAGCAAGGATGCAATTATTCAGCTTACAAAAAAGATATAATTTATTGGATTTTTAAAAAGTGACTAAGCCTATTTAAGGCGATCGCTCTCTACCAATCTTCAATCACTGTACCGATAATCTTATGCTAATTGACCCCGAATACTAATAGACAACTAGAAGCGGCATAATGGTAAGCAGCAGGCAACTTTGAATTACTGATAACCTCTCCACTGTCCGCACAAAGACATTGTTAGTCTGCCAATTACTATAGCCCCAAGGTATGTTTCAATGCCACATCAATGTTTTGTGTTGGTAGTGAGCCGATAACACGATAAAGAGTTAGGGAAGAGTACCAGAACAACATCACCTCGCTTCAAGGTTAGCTTTGGCATCATCGTAGTTGTCATAAATACTCATTTCGGGACTATCCCAATCATCCGAGAAGGGAGCAAGATTTGCTTTTAGCACTTTAGCATGCTCTCTATCGATGCCCTGAGATTCTAAATCAATCTCGTTTGAGCCGACAAAGGTAACAATTACCCTAGTTCCTTCAGGTATATTACTGGGATCTTCTGTGATTTCTACACAACCATTGTGGTAAATGCCTTCAACACTTACTAATATTTTTACCTCCCTAAAACTCAAACTTAACAAAATTCTAATTTGGACAAGAACTTACTTTTGACTTCCCTAATACTGCGTTGCAAAGAATGGAACTAAGATTTTGGAAAAGAGGTAAAAGTTAGCTTACCTTAAGGGCTGCTTTTAAAAACGCTGTCACAACTGGATGAGGAGTTTGAGAAGTTGAACGGGCTTGAGGAACAAACAGCGTTCCCATAAAAAAGGGATGATCGCAAAGCTCAATGACTCGTACTTCACCTTCACTGTCTGAACCTGTTACCCTTAATGATTGACTCTTCAAGTAAGCCACATAATCTGGATTGACGCCAAAATTGCAATAGTATTGTTCAACGGCTGTTAAAGAATTATAAATTGTTGCAATTTGAGATCCTTCTACAAAGGCTAACTTCATTTCTCGTCCTGCTAGCGAACAATCGAGTTGCGAAATAAAAAGATGCGAGGCGTAAGGATCGTTTTCCTGGCTTTGAGCCTCCTGAAAGCCAAGAACATGGCGTGCATACTCAAGCACCATATGCTGGAATCCTCCACAGGTTCCTAAACAGGGGATTTTGTTCTCGCGAGCATAGCAAATTGCCCAAAGCATCTTATCCATATTTTTATACGGACTACCAGGCGCAATCCAAATCCCAGCATAAGTGTCAAATAGTGAACTGTTAATGTCTTGGGTTGAAATCCAATGTGCCTCAATTTCAGATGCTAGCAATGAACGGGAATGAGCGATCGCCCTCTTTGTTGCAATATGTGGCTCAAACGTGGGTGTATATTCTCCAAGTATTGCAATACAAGTCACTGCTTACAGCTCCTAATTCTGTAGTTTAGTCCAGCTTAGTTGCCATATAATCATGAGTCAAATTGATTTGTTACATAAATCGCATGAAACGAATTCATATTACTCTGGCACAGATTCAAGCATTTGTAATGGTTGCAGAAGCTAAGAGTTTTACCATCGCAAGTGAACACTTAGGAATGACTCAATCAGCGGTAAGCCATGCGGTTGCGGCTTTAGAAAAAGAACTTCAGGTTTCTCTGTTAGAGCGCGATCGCAATGGTATTTTTATAACTGAAATCGGGCAACGAGTCTTGCTCTACGCTCAGGATATGCTAACCAATGCAGAACGCATTCGCCAGGAAACATCAGCAGCAGTGGGGTTGGCAACTGGAAAAGTTCGCTTAGGTAGTTTTCCCAGCGTCTCTGCTCGTTTTCTTCCAGGACTTTTACGTCAATTTCGACAACGTTACCCTGGTATTGAAGTAGTTTTGTTTGAAGGAACTGATGATGAAGTAAGAGAGTGGATTCATACTCGTGCAGTAGATGTTGGTGTTGTTGTCTTACCTGCTGACGGGTTAGAGACAGTATCTATTGCTCAAGATGAGTTTTTAGCAGTAGTTGCACGCAACCATCAACTTGCAGAACAACACCAGATTCATATCCGTCAACTTTCACATGAACCATTTATTATGTCGAAAGCAGGCTGTCAACCTCTGATTACAGCTATGTTTCGCCAAGCAAAAATAACTCCTAAAACTCAGTTTGAAGTTATCGATTTGCGGACAATTTTTGCGATGGTTCAAGAGGGAATGGGCGTGACTATTGTACCTGAGATGGCTCTCCCAACTGATTCTTCCGGTCTTCATATAATGTCTCTTAAACCCAAACATTTTAGGCATCTTGCTTTTGCTGTTCCATCACTAGAAACAGCTACACCTGCGGTTGTAGAGTTTTTGAACGAGGCAAAGGTTTGGATGCAATCTTTAAGCAGCGACGTTGCGACCTAACTTGATACCAATTAATGCAGGTAGTGACTTTTGATATTTGTTTTTCGAGATGAAAGATGTAAATTGTTGTGCTAGTTTCTCTGGAGTATTTTGACAAGATAGGGTATACTTAAGATAATAGAGATATTAGCAAAAAAAATAAAATTAACTAAATTGCCATTATAAAAAAATGCTTTGCTATTCATATAGTATCAAAAAACAGAATCAAAAATAAAGTCTTTTGTCACATTTAGAAAAACTTAATATGATTCAATCTTTTAATGCATAGATAGCTGGAAGTTGTCGATATTGTTCATCCAGATCAATACCATAGCCGACAATAAAGCGATCGCCAATTGTTACGCCCAAATAATCAATCTCAACTGAAACTTGACGGCGAGAAGGTTTACTTAGTAATGCACACAGCTTAAGCGATGCTGGGTTTTGATTTTGAATTGCTTGCAGTGCTGTTGAAGTAGAAAGTCCTGTATCTACAATGTCTTCTATCAAAATGACATCTTGATGAGTAGCGACGCCTGGTGATAGCCCCATCAACATTTTAACCTCCCCTGAACTCACTGTTGCAGAACCATAGCTTGATAGCCGCATCAATTCAATATTGCGAATGGGAGTTTGCATTTGACGGATGAGATCGGCAAGAAAGACAAATGAACCTTTGAGGACACCAACTAAAACCGGAGTGCGATCGCGATAGTCTCGATCCAACTCATATGCTAGACGTTTAACGATATCAGCAATTTCTTGCTGAGAAATGAGCGGAACTTTGTTTGCCATAATTTTTCTTAGCATCTTCGTCTGTGATGCTGACAACTTCAAATCGCAACTAGTATCAAGATACGAATGCTTTTGCCATAAAATCATCTAACTCTGTAATTTTTGCTTGTTTTTCTTCAGGACTCAAAAAGGTTGCTTGAAAAGAATTCTTCATCATTTGATAAATATCTTGTTGACTCAAGCCTAAAGCTACCTGAATTTGTTGTAAATTCTCAGCAATATAGCCGCCAAAATAAGACGGATCGTCCGAATTTACCGTAACGCACAAACCCATATGCAATAGTTGTTTAATATTATGTTTCTCCATCGAATCAAAAACACATAGTTTAATATTTGATAGCGGACAAACGGTGAGTGGAATTTGCTGTTCAATCAAATATTTCACAAGTTGGGAATCTTCAATGCAGCGCACGCCATGATCGATGCGAGACACGCCTAATAGCTTAATCGCTTCCCAGATATAATCTGGTGGTCCTTCTTCCCCTGCGTGTGCTACGGTATAAAATCCAGCTTCTCGTGCTCGATCAAACACCTGCTTAAACTTTGATGGTGGGTTGCCCATCTCAGAAGAATCTAAGCCCACAGCAACAATAGTATCCTTGTAAGGCAAGGCTTGTTCGAGAGTTGCCATTGCTGATTCGGCACTCAAATGTCGTAAAAAACATAGAATCAAGTAAGAAGAAATACCAAGTTCTTTTTTAGCATCCTGCAATGCTTGGTAGATACCAGCATGAACTATTTCAAACTCAATTTTGCGAGAGGTGTGTGCTTGCGGGTCAAAAAATATTTCGGTGTGCTTTACATTCTCTGCTGCAGCTTTTTGTAGATATGCCCAAGTTAAGTCATAAAAATCTTGTTGCGTCTGGAACACACTCATCCCAGCATAGTAAAGATCGAGAAACGATTGTAGATTTTGAAAATTGTATGCATCGCGAACTTCTTGAACTGATTTATAAGGCAGTTCAATACCATTACGTTTTGCCAAGATAAACATCATTTCTGGTTCGAGGGAACCTTCAATATGCATATGCAGTTCAGCTTTAGGAATCTCTTGAAGAAAGGCATCCATTGTTTTTGAATATGGGTAATGGGTAATGGGTAACTGGTAATGGGTAATTGATTAACGCAGTGTTATTGATTTGTCAATTTGTCAATACTGACTCATTTCATTTGTTTTAATTGTCAATCACCAATTACCGATTACCAATTAGCAATTACCAAGCTTGAAGCGACATTTTGTATTACTCAGCTGTTCCAAAACGTAATGTCATAAAGACAAATCTAGCGATAAAGACTGCTGCGAGAATCCAGGTGGCGACGGTGACTTCGTGGGCTTTACCTTGTAGTGTCTTAGCAATGGGATAAGTAATGAAACCAACCGATAAGCCTGTTGCGATTGAGTAGGAAAGTGGAATAAAGAAAATTGTTAAAAATGCTGGAATTGCTTCAGCAGGATCGCCCCAACGAATTTCCAAGACACCTGCCATCATTAAGACACCTGTGATGACTAATGCAGGGGTTGTTGCATACGCAGGAATTGCCTCAAATATCGGAACAAGAAAGATTGCCAAAATAAACAAAACACCAGTAATCACCGCAGCAAAACCAGTACGCCCGCCTTCGGAAACACCTGCAGCTGATTCAGCATAAGTTGTCACAGTTGATGTACCAACGATCGCCCCAAAAGTAGTTCCAACAGCATCGGCAAATAACGCTTGGTTAACTCGTGGTAGTTGTCCGTCTTCTTTGATGTATCCTGCTTTCATACTTACGCCAGCAAGCGTACCCACCGTATCAAATAAATCAACAAATAGAAATACGAGAAGAACTGCAACAAAGTCGATAAAGTTAGCTGCGGTTAACCGTGAAAAACCAAAAAAACTTTGCCCAAATAAATCTGTTGGTGCGGTAGGAAACTGTACAATTCCTGTAGGCCAAGGTGTGTTACCTAAAATCCAGCCGAGTAACGCAGTTCCGAGAATTCCCCAAAGTAATGCCCCTTTAACGCGGCGGACTAAAAATGCTGTTGTGATAAAAATACCTGCGATCGCCAGAAGTGTATTTGGTTGTTGTAGACTGCCTAATGTTGTTGTCGTCACTTCACTCCCAACAATAATTCCCGCGCCTCCTGTTTCTGGATTACCCGAAAGTCCAATGTAGGCAATAAATAACCCAATACCTACCGAAGTTGCTGTTTTAAGTGACAGTGGAATCGCATCGATGATTTGACGACGCACGTTTGTCAAGGTGAGTGCAATAAAAATTAAGCCTTCGACAAATACGGCTGATAGTGCTAAGCGCCAGTCAATATTTAAGGTCAAAACAACCGAGTAAGCAAAAAAGGCATTTAAGCCCATTCCTGGGGCTAGTGCAAAAGGATACTTTGCCACAAATGCCATAACTAAGGTAGCAATTGCGGCGGCAATTGCAGTAGCAAAAACTTGTTCGGCAAATAAATCGCGTGGCTCATTTAAGAAAATTGCATCAGATAAAATTAACGGATTAACGACCAAGATGTATGCCATCGTCATGAAGGTAGTCAACCCTGCCAAAGTCTCGATGCGAAAGTTGGTTTGGTATTCACCGAATTTAAAGTAACGCGCGATCGTCGCTTGCCAACCTGTATACTGTGGTCCTCCTGGTGAACTTGGGTTCTGCGTTTCTAACTGATCGATATCGCTATTCATCTAGCAGTCTCCTTTAAAGTTTTGAATGCGTGAGTTGTGTTAGCGTAGCAGTGCCTTAGCACGTTTTGAGTTAACCTCATTCATCACTCGTAATTCAAAATTCATAAGTCATCATTTACAACTTCGCACCGCGCCGCAGTACGCCATCTTTTTTGATCTCTATTGAGTTACTTTACTTTTATGGCTCTTGGTATTAAAATAAGCACCACAATAAAATTGTACTAAAGCACATTTTTAGATTTATTTAACTAGCTGCATACTTTATAGCGATACGGAGTTATTTTTTGTTGATTAAGATACAGATTTTCAGTATGCTGAAGAACAGCTAATGTATGCTGAGGCGACACAAATAAGCATTTACAGCAAACAATAAATTAAAAATTGCAAAAACTACGTATACAAGTTATACCAATTAATAATAAAGGAAGTCTGATGTAGTATCACTTCACTAAATGAGAAATAT
Proteins encoded in this window:
- a CDS encoding GTPase, with amino-acid sequence MTEQRDPELPPADSQSDESVVNDWKNQIANLWHSTTSRFWQALPIDPAQTVTKWFSISDEQIAEILATVRAELPTTEALLIGKPQAGKSSIVRGLTGVSAEIIGQGFRPHTQHTERYAYPASDLPLLIFTDTVGLGDVNQNTQIIVEELIGLQQESNRARVLILTVKINDFATDTLRQIATQLRQKYPAIPCLLAVTCLHEVYPPGIEDHPTYPPNYTDVNRAFAAMQETFSGLCDRSVMIDFTLEEDGYTPVFYGLEALRDTLADLLPEAEARAIHQLLDQEVGEKIGNLYRDVGRRYILPFSIMAATLAAVPLPFATMPVLTALQVSMVGLLGKLYGQTLSRSQAGGVVSAIAGGFLAQAIGREIVKFIPGFGSAIAASWAAAYTWSLGEAACVYFGDLMGGKKPDPQKIQAVMQEAFQLAKARFKGIQS
- the argF gene encoding ornithine carbamoyltransferase; amino-acid sequence: MAAFTGRDLLSLADLDADEVKQLLQLAAELKAGKQLHCNKVLGLLFYKASTRTRVSFSVAMYQLGGQVIDLNPDVTQVSRGEPVEDTARVLDRYLDILAIRTFEQQQLETFAHYAKIPVINALSDLEHPCQILADLLTVQECFGNLAGLTLTYVGDGNNVAHSLMLGCALVGMNVRVATPAEFVPDAKVVEQAKAIAQNKSEVTVTQDPEAAAKGASVLYTDVWASMGQESQANSRIPVFQPYQINEQLLSLADSDAIVLHCLPAHRGEEITDGVMEGSQSRVWDQAENRLHAQKALLASLLGVE
- the lexA gene encoding transcriptional repressor LexA; protein product: MEPLTEAQQQLYDWLSEYIRQHQHSPSIRQMMQAMNLKSPAPIQSRLEHLRIKGYIEWTEGKARTIRILNRVQQSVPVLGAIAAGGLLEPFTDTVEQLDFSNLFLPPHTYALRVVGDSMIEDLITEGDLAIMRPVSEPEKLRNGTIVAARVDGYGTTLKRFYRRGDRVTLKPANAKYNPIEVVATQVQVQGMLVGVWRDYN
- a CDS encoding DNA phosphorothioation system restriction enzyme, which translates into the protein MYLQQYPVKQTQTKQYHSQREAFGGMLFDHATQTRSDHRTKLRLVVAENKDNYQVDLSVVNKIPPGCPQIPPFIQLRHYQRQAVSSWFANNGRGTLKMATGSGKTITALCIAAELYQKIGLQVLLVVCPYQHLVTQWARECEKFNLQPILAFENLHKWHSALSTQLYNVRSLNQRFLTVITTNSTLIGDGFQSQLKYFPEKTLIVGDEAHNLGAPRLDECLPRRVGLRLALSATPERYFDEEGTQSLFDYFGKVLQPEFTLKDAIAQGALVHYLYYPILVELTESESLAYAKLTKRIGRALLFQQRDNIALENLENEDLTPLLMQRARLIGAAENKLNALRDLMATRRETTHTLFYCSDSAQNQNIAQRSSLDQLNAVAKLLGLELGFRVSTYTAQTPLQERENLRRQFETGELQGLVAIRCLDEGVDIPAIQTAVILASSGNPRQFIQRRGRVLRPHPGKERATIFDMIVLPPKLDREALEVERNLLRKELRRFVEFADLADNSGEARMQLFSLQKRYNLLDF
- a CDS encoding CTP synthase, whose product is MTCIAILGEYTPTFEPHIATKRAIAHSRSLLASEIEAHWISTQDINSSLFDTYAGIWIAPGSPYKNMDKMLWAICYARENKIPCLGTCGGFQHMVLEYARHVLGFQEAQSQENDPYASHLFISQLDCSLAGREMKLAFVEGSQIATIYNSLTAVEQYYCNFGVNPDYVAYLKSQSLRVTGSDSEGEVRVIELCDHPFFMGTLFVPQARSTSQTPHPVVTAFLKAALKVS
- a CDS encoding LysR family transcriptional regulator; translated protein: MKRIHITLAQIQAFVMVAEAKSFTIASEHLGMTQSAVSHAVAALEKELQVSLLERDRNGIFITEIGQRVLLYAQDMLTNAERIRQETSAAVGLATGKVRLGSFPSVSARFLPGLLRQFRQRYPGIEVVLFEGTDDEVREWIHTRAVDVGVVVLPADGLETVSIAQDEFLAVVARNHQLAEQHQIHIRQLSHEPFIMSKAGCQPLITAMFRQAKITPKTQFEVIDLRTIFAMVQEGMGVTIVPEMALPTDSSGLHIMSLKPKHFRHLAFAVPSLETATPAVVEFLNEAKVWMQSLSSDVAT
- the hpt gene encoding hypoxanthine phosphoribosyltransferase; this translates as MANKVPLISQQEIADIVKRLAYELDRDYRDRTPVLVGVLKGSFVFLADLIRQMQTPIRNIELMRLSSYGSATVSSGEVKMLMGLSPGVATHQDVILIEDIVDTGLSTSTALQAIQNQNPASLKLCALLSKPSRRQVSVEIDYLGVTIGDRFIVGYGIDLDEQYRQLPAIYALKD
- a CDS encoding adenosine deaminase, encoding MDAFLQEIPKAELHMHIEGSLEPEMMFILAKRNGIELPYKSVQEVRDAYNFQNLQSFLDLYYAGMSVFQTQQDFYDLTWAYLQKAAAENVKHTEIFFDPQAHTSRKIEFEIVHAGIYQALQDAKKELGISSYLILCFLRHLSAESAMATLEQALPYKDTIVAVGLDSSEMGNPPSKFKQVFDRAREAGFYTVAHAGEEGPPDYIWEAIKLLGVSRIDHGVRCIEDSQLVKYLIEQQIPLTVCPLSNIKLCVFDSMEKHNIKQLLHMGLCVTVNSDDPSYFGGYIAENLQQIQVALGLSQQDIYQMMKNSFQATFLSPEEKQAKITELDDFMAKAFVS
- a CDS encoding NCS2 family permease, whose product is MNSDIDQLETQNPSSPGGPQYTGWQATIARYFKFGEYQTNFRIETLAGLTTFMTMAYILVVNPLILSDAIFLNEPRDLFAEQVFATAIAAAIATLVMAFVAKYPFALAPGMGLNAFFAYSVVLTLNIDWRLALSAVFVEGLIFIALTLTNVRRQIIDAIPLSLKTATSVGIGLFIAYIGLSGNPETGGAGIIVGSEVTTTTLGSLQQPNTLLAIAGIFITTAFLVRRVKGALLWGILGTALLGWILGNTPWPTGIVQFPTAPTDLFGQSFFGFSRLTAANFIDFVAVLLVFLFVDLFDTVGTLAGVSMKAGYIKEDGQLPRVNQALFADAVGTTFGAIVGTSTVTTYAESAAGVSEGGRTGFAAVITGVLFILAIFLVPIFEAIPAYATTPALVITGVLMMAGVLEIRWGDPAEAIPAFLTIFFIPLSYSIATGLSVGFITYPIAKTLQGKAHEVTVATWILAAVFIARFVFMTLRFGTAE